Proteins from a genomic interval of Xylocopa sonorina isolate GNS202 chromosome 6, iyXylSono1_principal, whole genome shotgun sequence:
- the LOC143424731 gene encoding uncharacterized protein LOC143424731, whose translation MKEMDEPTIASILPSTFSPCSPNEIAIRSGDCVEGGVEEWLEDEALPGFRVWQLAGIILSILLSVLIGLCCCIRFRVPRTKQEIEADHIRKKITENFRQELYKISNSEMDDMDLKKALNKIQNKFNTEVHEIQKDHKETAHKGVQHGLRSRFNAMFSGIHFTKQDHRTADNII comes from the exons ATGAAGGAAATGGATGAGCCAACTATTGCATCAATTTTACCTTCAACCTTTTCACCTTGTTCACCTAATGAAATAGCTATACGATCTGGAGACTGTGTTGAAGGTGGTGTTGAAGAATGGTTGGAGGATGAGGCATTGCCAGGTTTTCGAGTCTGGCAACTTGCTGGCATAATTCTTTCCATTTTACTTAGTGTATTGATTGGACTTTGTTGTTGCATCCGATTCAGAGTACCGCGAACAAAACAGGAAATAGAAGCTGATCATATTCGAAAAAAGATAACAGAAAACTTCAGACAGGAATTATATAAAATCAGTAATAGTGAAATGGATGACATGGATCTGAAGAAAG CATTAAACAAAATTCAAAATAAATTTAACACGGAAgttcatgaaatacagaaggaTCATAAAGAAACAGCACATAAGGGTGTACAACATGGATTACGATCGAGGTTTAATGCAATGTTTAGTGGAATCCATTTTACAAAACAAGATCATCGCACTGCTGATAacataatttaa
- the Arpc2 gene encoding actin-related protein 2/3 complex, subunit 2 isoform X2, giving the protein MLYQESTDVVIADFDGVLFHISNLSGDKSKIRISILLKFYKQLQEYGADELLIREYGSYLIAPEAGYNVSVLIDLENLPKDWELLVKKIALLKRHCFASVFEKYFDFQEEYYDSPGTQLQKRAVIQYRDQETMYVEAKSDRVTVVFSTIFKDEDDMVIGKLFLQELKEGRRASHTAPQVLFNHREPPLELQDSEAAIGDCIGYITFVLFPRHTNREARDNTIDLIHMFRNYLHYHIKCSKVYIHSRMRTKTTDFLKILNRARSQSKNTEKKTITGRTFIRKE; this is encoded by the exons ATGCTCTATCA GGAATCTACAGATGTTGTTATAGCGGATTTTGATGGAGTTTTGTTTCATATTTCTAATCTAAGTGGTGATAAGTCAAAAATTAGA ATAAgtattttattgaaattttatAAACAACTACAAGAGTATGGGGCTGATGAATTATTGATACGTGAATATGGATCTTATCTTATAGCTCCTGAAGCAG GTTACAATGTGTCTGTATTGATAGATTTGGAGAATTTACCCAAAGATTGGGAATTATTAGTTAAAAAAATTGCGCTCTTGAAGAGACATTGCTTTGCTAGTGTCTTTGAGAAGTACTTTGATTTCCAAGAAGAATATTATGACTCACCGGGTACACAGTTGCAAAAGAGGGCGGTTATTCAATATAGAGACCAAGAAACAAT GTATGTTGAAGCCAAAAGTGATAGAGTAACAGTGGTATTTAGCACAATATTTAAAGATGAAGATGATATGGTTATTGGAAAATTATTTTTACAAGAATTGAAAGAGGGCAGACGTGCAAGTCATACAGCTCCACAAGTATTATTTAATCACCGTGAACCACCACTAGAATTACAAGATTCTGAAGCAGCAATTGGAGATTGCATTGGATACATTACATTTG TATTATTCCCAAGACATACAAACAGAGAAGCCCGTGATAATACCATTGATTTAATACATATGTTTAGAAATTACTTGCATTACCATATTAAGTGTAGTAAAGTTTATATTCACTCGAGGATGCGTACCAAAACAACagattttttaaaaatactaaatcGAGCAAGATCTCAATCGAAAAATACCGAGAAGAAAACCATTAC GGGTCGAACATTTATCAGGAAAGAATGA
- the Samdc gene encoding S-adenosylmethionine decarboxylase — protein MAATKDDSTDSVQFFEGVEKLLEIWFTSSSSINRKQGDLRQIPQWKWQSLLKIVRCEIISICRTEHVDAYVLSESSMFLSKRRLILKTCGTTTPLQCLEPLLELVKEYTGFEEVENVFYSRKNYKKPELQISPHQAFEEEVALLDTFFPAGEAYCLGSIDSDCWYLYTLNREKSVDEPAEPDQTLEILMTHLDPEVMALFTRDVCSSADEATQKSGIDKLIPNMIIDDFLFEPCGYSMNGVSKNGNYMTIHITPEPEFSYVSFESNIPEASYEEIIRRVLNTFKPKKFVVTIFANKESIAASSPRDLEQTDYLKCSGDWLRTDVQYCRFKNYDLTCAFYSRFPS, from the exons AGCAGGGCGATCTCAGGCAGATTCCTCA ATGGAAGTGGCAATCTCTACTAAAAATTGTTCGTTGTGAGATCATCAGCATTTGCCGCACCGAGCATGTGGATGCTTATGTCCTCAG CGAAAGCAGCATGTTCCTATCTAAGCGTAGACTTATTCTGAAAACATGTGGTACAACTACTCCTCTTCAATGTTTGGAGCCTCTATTGGAACTTGTGAAAGAATATACTGGCTTTGAAGAAGTAGAG AATGTATTTTATTCGCGAAAAAATTACAAGAAACCGGAATtacaaatatctccgcatcaagCATTCGAAGAGGAAGTTGCTTTACTCGATACATTTTTTCCTG cTGGAGAAGCTTATTGTTTAGGTTCTATAGACTCAGATTGTTGGTATTTGTATACTTTGAATAGAGAGAAATCTGTGGACGAACCCGCAGAACCAGATCAAACTCTAGAAATTTTAATGACTCACTTAGATCCAGAAGTAATGGCTCTTTTCACTAGAGACGTGTGCTCTTCTGCTGACGAAGCGACTCAAAAATCAGGAATTGATAAACTTATACCGAATATGATTATCGATGATTTTTTGTTCGAGCCGTGCGGGTATTCAATGAACGGAGTATCTAAAAAT GGAAATTACATGACTATTCATATTACACCAGAACCGGAATTTTCGTATGTCTCATTTGAAAGTAACATTCCAGAAGCGTCGTACGAGGAAATAATACGGCGTGTATTGAACACTTTCAAACCGAAAAAATTTGTTGTGACCATCTTTGCTAACAAAGAATCAATAGCCGCCAGCAGTCCACGTGATTTGGAACAAACTGATTATCTGAAATGTTCTGGCGATTGGCTACGTACAGATGTGCAATATTGCCGTTTCAAGAATTATGATTTGACTTGTGCATTTTATTCAAGATTCCCAAGCTGA
- the LOC143424717 gene encoding uncharacterized protein LOC143424717, which yields MDASFDPNRLGTNEALTNTSDLSQIPLSFSDSVNEADKHNQSIERILKPANICKKHDLVSTQYIKRNNETKLNECTIQNSITTHGKTVSNVTTPTSPVIASTPRSINPDISVKDKCLNTNSNDCHPPQNHMDINRGTNPYSVRSVSSPQLTIKPLTRSKVYRKASLKSLNLSNSMLEHSVPNRRKSNVSASECRVINISNCSITSTDKKVPFSCLSETNQGNVSNDTKDRWNMREVHITCNPLSTPYPYSTPHHNSMSETVTEPLDDEPKSRSCGNFLPILSLIPQTIISFQYLSPKMKFSWWRNKIS from the coding sequence ATGGACGCTTCATTCGATCCTAACCGATTAGGAACAAATGAAGCGCTTACTAATACCTCCGACCTTTCTCAAATTCCCCTTTCTTTCTCCGATTCCGTAAatgaagcagacaaacataatcAATCTATAGAACGTATATTAAAACCTGCAAATATATGCAAAAAACATGATCTTGTATCTACTCAATATATAAAACGTAATAATGAAACAAAACTTAATGAGTGCACTATACAAAATTCTATAACTACCCACGGAAAAACTGTGTCGAATGTTACAACACCCACGAGTCCAGTAATTGCATCCACACCTCGATCCATTAATCCTGATATATCTGTAAAAGATAAGTGCTTAAACACAAACAGTAACGATTGTCACCCACCGCAAAATCACATGGATATCAATAGAGGTACTAATCCCTACTCTGTGCGATCAGTATCGTCACCGCAGTTAACGATTAAACCCCTTACACGATCGAAAGTCTATAGAAAAGCATCATTGAAATCGCTGAACTTATCAAATTCAATGTTAGAGCATAGTGTACCTAATCGTCGTAAGAGTAATGTTTCGGCGTCAGAATGTCGTGTAATCAATATTTCTAATTGTTCCATCACCTCCACAGATAAAAAGGTACCTTTTTCATGTCTTTCGGAAACGAATCAAGGGAACGTCTCGAACGACACGAAAGATAGATGGAATATGAGAGAGGTACATATTACTTGTAATCCACTTTCAACACCGTACCCGTATTCCACGCCACACCATAACAGTATGAGCGAAACAGTAACAGAACCGCTAGACGATGAGCCGAAAAGTCGAAGCTGCGGAAATTTTTTACCAATTCTATCGTTGATCCCACAAACGATCATCAGCTTTCAATACTTAAGCCCGAAAATGAAATTCTCGTGGTGGAGAAACAAAATCTCGTGA
- the Arpc2 gene encoding actin-related protein 2/3 complex, subunit 2 isoform X1 has product MILLEIHNRILEETLTNKIKNALSGHKPESTDVVIADFDGVLFHISNLSGDKSKIRISILLKFYKQLQEYGADELLIREYGSYLIAPEAGYNVSVLIDLENLPKDWELLVKKIALLKRHCFASVFEKYFDFQEEYYDSPGTQLQKRAVIQYRDQETMYVEAKSDRVTVVFSTIFKDEDDMVIGKLFLQELKEGRRASHTAPQVLFNHREPPLELQDSEAAIGDCIGYITFVLFPRHTNREARDNTIDLIHMFRNYLHYHIKCSKVYIHSRMRTKTTDFLKILNRARSQSKNTEKKTITGRTFIRKE; this is encoded by the exons ATGATTTTGTTAGAGATACACAATAGGATACTGGAAGAAACGTTAACTAACAAAATAAAAAATGCTCTATCAGG TCATAAACCGGAATCTACAGATGTTGTTATAGCGGATTTTGATGGAGTTTTGTTTCATATTTCTAATCTAAGTGGTGATAAGTCAAAAATTAGA ATAAgtattttattgaaattttatAAACAACTACAAGAGTATGGGGCTGATGAATTATTGATACGTGAATATGGATCTTATCTTATAGCTCCTGAAGCAG GTTACAATGTGTCTGTATTGATAGATTTGGAGAATTTACCCAAAGATTGGGAATTATTAGTTAAAAAAATTGCGCTCTTGAAGAGACATTGCTTTGCTAGTGTCTTTGAGAAGTACTTTGATTTCCAAGAAGAATATTATGACTCACCGGGTACACAGTTGCAAAAGAGGGCGGTTATTCAATATAGAGACCAAGAAACAAT GTATGTTGAAGCCAAAAGTGATAGAGTAACAGTGGTATTTAGCACAATATTTAAAGATGAAGATGATATGGTTATTGGAAAATTATTTTTACAAGAATTGAAAGAGGGCAGACGTGCAAGTCATACAGCTCCACAAGTATTATTTAATCACCGTGAACCACCACTAGAATTACAAGATTCTGAAGCAGCAATTGGAGATTGCATTGGATACATTACATTTG TATTATTCCCAAGACATACAAACAGAGAAGCCCGTGATAATACCATTGATTTAATACATATGTTTAGAAATTACTTGCATTACCATATTAAGTGTAGTAAAGTTTATATTCACTCGAGGATGCGTACCAAAACAACagattttttaaaaatactaaatcGAGCAAGATCTCAATCGAAAAATACCGAGAAGAAAACCATTAC GGGTCGAACATTTATCAGGAAAGAATGA